The window TTACCAGGCTGACCAATGGCACGACAATTGACCATGGGGCGATCCTGATCACCACTGGTGGTCAGGAATATATTCCAGACCAGTACGAATATGCAAATTCCGAACGGGTTATAACCCAGCGAGAGTTGGAAGATCTGCTGGACGAGCGGCAACCCGGTAATGATCAGACGTATGTGATGATTCAGTGCGTCGGGTCCCGTGAAGAACCTGATAACTACTGTTCAAGAATTTGTTGCCAGGATGCGCTGAAGAACGCCATCGCCATTAAAGAAAAGGCTTCTGGTGCCCAGGTGGTGGTGCTGTACCGGGATATGCGTGCTTATGGCTTAAAAGAGGATTATTACAAAAAAGCCCGTGATCTCGGTGTACTTTTTTTCCTCTATCTGCCGGAAGATAAGCCGCAGGTTGAGATTGATGGCGAAAAGTGCAAAGTGCGCTTTGAGAGCAAGGTGCTGCATAGGGAAATGATGGTGGAAGCCGATTACCTGGTGCTTTCCACGGGTCTCAGGCCGCAACCCGATATTGAGGATCTTTCAAAGAAATTCAAACTTACCTGTAATCTCGACAGATTTTTTCTCGAAGCCCACGTCAAGCTTCGCCCGGTGGATTTTCCGAGTGAGGGCTATTTTCTGGCGGGGCTCGCCCATGCGCCTAAAAATCTCGAAGAAACTATCTCCCAGGCTCTGGCAGGGGCTGGCAAAGCAGGGGCTTTGCTCTCCCATGAGCAGTTGTCGGTGTCAGGTATCGTTTCCAAACATAACAGGGATATCTGCATGTCCTGCCTGGCCTGTTTCCGGGCCTGCCCGTTTGGTTCACCCTATATTGATGAAGAGGGTAGGATTAGTCATAACGAAGTCAAATGTACCGGTTGCGGCATATGCGCCGGCATTTGTCCTGCTAAAGCCTTTCAGGTCAACTTTTTCAGAGATGATCAGATAATGGCCATGATCGATGCGGCAACGGAAATTGTTTGAGGACAACCCAAAGGAGAAGGTATGGCAAATGACGAGGGGAAAGAAGAGGTCCGGGGTGGCCCGGAGCCGAAAGTGCAGGACGTGCCTGCAGACTGGCAACCCAATATAATAGCGTTTGCATGTCATTATTGCGCATTTGCGGCTGCGGACCTGGCTGGTGTTATGCGTCTTTCTTATCCGTATAATGTCAAGATCGTGCGGCTGCCCTGTACGGGAAAACTTGATCATTCTTATGTATTACGGGCGTTTGAAAGAGGAGTGGATGGTGTTTTCGTGGCTGGCTGACTTGAGGGCCAATGCCATTTCCTGGAAGGAAACATTAACGCGAAAAAACGAGTTCATAGATTACATGGTCTGCTGGAATCGGTCGGTATAGACCCGGAGCGGCTGGAATTTTATAATCTTTCGGCTGCGATGGGGCCGAGATGGGCAGAGATATGTGCTGAATTTACTGAAAAGATAAAGGAATTAGGTCCATCACCGATCTGGAGGGCCATTGTAAAAAAGAAAAAGGCTGCCCGGCAGATGAAGCAACCTAAAGAGCGGTCAGCCTGACGCGTGCGTTTATCCGGCTGCCTGGCTTGTTGTACGAGTCTTAAAGCACGTGGGCAGATTACGAGGACATGGAACGCTGTATTGACCAGGGAGCGGAATAGTTATGATAGTTGGTGAGCAGAAACCTTTGGAAGAAATCTGGGAGATGGTTCGGCAACATAAAAATGTCACAGTCTTTGGCTGCAATACCTGTGTGGCCGTATGCCATCAGGGTGGGAATAAAGAAGCCGAAATCCTTGCCTCTTTATTGAGGATGAAAGCAACAAGGGAAGAGCTGGAGATACAGTTTGTCGATAGTGGTATAGAGCGACAATGCGAACATGAATTTTTTGAAAAAGCTGAGGGTCTGCTGCAAAACTCAGAGGCTGTGCTGAGTCTGGCATGTGGTATCGGGGTGCAGTTTGTGGCTACCAAGTACCCGAAGACTCCTGTGTATCCGGCGTTGAATACTACCTTCCTGGGAGATGTAATCGCGCCAGGAGTCTTCACTGAAAAGTGCCAGGGGTGCGGTGATTGTGTTTTGGGGGCAACCGGCGGCGTCTGTCCGATAAGTCGTTGCGCCAAGCGGGTTCTGAATGGGCCTTGTGGTGGATCTGCAAATGGCAAATGTGAGATTTCCAGAGAGGTTGATTGTGCCTGGCAACTGATAATAGATCGCCTGGACGCAATGGGGAAGATGGAAAACTACGAAAAGCTCAGTAGCCTCAAGGATTGGTCCAGGGATAGGGCGGGGGGGCCGAGATCATTTAAACTGGAGGACTTCTAATTGTGGAATTAAAAACAGAAAGCAAACTCGAGAAGATCTTCAAAAGTGGTCATCTTGCGGTCACCAGTGAGTGTGGTCCTCCGAGATCAAGTGATCCAACCCATATTATTGAGAAAGGACGGCTCATCAAGAATCATGTAGACGCGGTAAATATCACTGATAACCAGACCTCGGTAACCAGAATTTGCAGCCTGGCAGCTTGTATTCATCTGAAAAATGAAGGGATTGAACCCGTTTTGCAGATGGTAACCAGGGACAGAAACAGGAT of the Desulfosediminicola ganghwensis genome contains:
- a CDS encoding hydrogenase iron-sulfur subunit translates to MPADWQPNIIAFACHYCAFAAADLAGVMRLSYPYNVKIVRLPCTGKLDHSYVLRAFERGVDGVFVAGULEGQCHFLEGNINAKKRVHRLHGLLESVGIDPERLEFYNLSAAMGPRWAEICAEFTEKIKELGPSPIWRAIVKKKKAARQMKQPKERSA
- a CDS encoding methylenetetrahydrofolate reductase C-terminal domain-containing protein, with protein sequence MEEIWEMVRQHKNVTVFGCNTCVAVCHQGGNKEAEILASLLRMKATREELEIQFVDSGIERQCEHEFFEKAEGLLQNSEAVLSLACGIGVQFVATKYPKTPVYPALNTTFLGDVIAPGVFTEKCQGCGDCVLGATGGVCPISRCAKRVLNGPCGGSANGKCEISREVDCAWQLIIDRLDAMGKMENYEKLSSLKDWSRDRAGGPRSFKLEDF